Proteins from a genomic interval of Kitasatospora kifunensis:
- a CDS encoding acyl carrier protein: MSSSVDQVKAWILKRHPERTDIPADLDLIDNRLIDSLAFAEFLFLLEELGGQTIDRGSLVVDDFRTLARIEQKYLRAAVR; the protein is encoded by the coding sequence ATGTCCAGCTCCGTGGACCAGGTCAAGGCATGGATCCTCAAGCGCCACCCCGAGCGCACCGACATCCCCGCCGACCTCGACCTGATCGACAACCGGCTCATCGACTCCCTGGCGTTCGCCGAATTCCTCTTCCTGCTGGAGGAACTCGGCGGGCAGACCATCGACCGGGGGAGCCTCGTGGTGGACGACTTCCGCACGCTGGCGCGGATCGAGCAGAAGTACCTGCGCGCAGCGGTGCGCTGA
- a CDS encoding MaoC family dehydratase encodes MRYVEDYEQGRTYELGTYKVTEQEIVDFGRRFDPQPYHVDAELGEDSLFQGLVASGWHTCGMFMRLYVDTLLGGAAVEGSPGVDELRWLKPVRPGDVLTGRLTIVGVTASMTRPGCSTLHKRGELTDAQGQPVMRLTLYSMFRHRPRD; translated from the coding sequence ATGCGCTACGTCGAGGACTACGAACAGGGACGGACGTACGAGCTCGGCACGTACAAGGTCACCGAGCAGGAGATCGTCGACTTCGGACGCAGGTTCGACCCGCAGCCCTACCACGTCGACGCGGAACTCGGTGAGGACTCGCTCTTCCAGGGCCTGGTGGCCAGCGGTTGGCACACCTGTGGGATGTTCATGCGCCTGTATGTGGACACGCTGCTGGGAGGCGCCGCCGTCGAGGGCTCGCCCGGGGTCGACGAACTCCGCTGGCTGAAGCCGGTCCGGCCGGGGGACGTCCTGACCGGAAGGCTCACGATCGTCGGCGTCACCGCGTCGATGACCCGGCCCGGCTGCTCGACCCTGCACAAGCGCGGTGAACTCACCGACGCCCAGGGGCAGCCGGTCATGCGTCTGACCCTGTACAGCATGTTCCGCCACCGCCCGCGTGACTGA